A single genomic interval of Methanofastidiosum sp. harbors:
- a CDS encoding B12-binding domain-containing radical SAM protein: MSYKKVLLVKPKGRSGLGHLTDLIPIGLEYIAASIEKEVDNVWIIDMEFENHSFKYFIDKYQPDLIGISMSATEHKEGLYLAKIAKDNNITTILGGYHPTAIANELLASPYIDMIVRGEGELAMKELVQRGDPEGVKGISYKKENTIINNPDRQKIENLDSLPFPARRLRKHHYKFQGNNGGREKDVISMSRGCYGGCSFCCEPYMSGELVRFRSPENIMEEIMEIVSFHKGKPLRIFVTDPNFISDPTRIDHLCDLLQKHKLDIIFSIMTRVDSIVQHPELVKKMCDSGFLNYEMGFESPDLKDLNCVNKNISLDNQLNAVKILRENGAEASGTFIIGLPGQKEEDIKKFPAYAKKIGLLNCAFGIATPFPKTKFYEKLEKADLIFEQDWTKYDEMHSVFHINSLTPEKLEYLQTYCMLRFWTLDVLLDKAKVLQVKTGQKKKLNVFVHDLISKLEFLNNAGHDLRKDKMVEHVGIFLDAVIDAEKDECKKISMDEAIEMSKLLRILGPQVIQISLKYGGKSASYIFKTSSKKVEQIKTIPEKQEDATIDINVDLKEVVNSFDNYSLFSISKNLSLVKQMRNTRGVFNLARLSFALTAVLSFSYLENKLRPR; encoded by the coding sequence ATGTCGTATAAGAAAGTTTTATTGGTAAAACCAAAAGGGAGATCGGGATTAGGCCACTTAACTGATTTAATCCCTATAGGATTGGAATACATTGCCGCTTCAATAGAAAAAGAAGTTGACAATGTTTGGATAATCGATATGGAGTTTGAAAATCATTCCTTCAAGTATTTTATTGATAAATATCAGCCTGATTTGATTGGCATATCCATGTCTGCAACAGAACATAAAGAAGGCTTGTATCTTGCAAAAATTGCTAAGGATAATAACATTACAACCATATTGGGGGGCTACCATCCAACTGCGATAGCCAATGAATTGCTCGCAAGTCCCTATATTGATATGATTGTCAGAGGAGAAGGTGAACTTGCAATGAAAGAACTTGTACAAAGGGGGGATCCAGAAGGGGTCAAGGGAATCTCTTACAAAAAGGAAAATACAATAATTAACAATCCCGATAGACAAAAAATAGAAAATTTAGATTCATTGCCTTTTCCTGCAAGGAGGCTTAGGAAACATCATTACAAGTTCCAGGGAAACAATGGGGGCAGAGAAAAGGATGTTATTTCGATGTCGCGTGGATGTTATGGAGGCTGTAGTTTTTGCTGTGAACCTTATATGAGTGGAGAACTGGTGCGATTTAGGTCGCCGGAAAATATCATGGAAGAAATAATGGAAATTGTATCATTTCACAAAGGAAAGCCATTGCGTATTTTTGTAACAGACCCAAATTTTATATCTGATCCCACAAGAATAGACCATTTATGTGATTTATTGCAAAAACATAAATTGGACATAATATTTTCTATCATGACAAGAGTTGATAGTATTGTACAGCATCCTGAACTTGTCAAAAAAATGTGCGATAGCGGTTTCCTTAATTATGAAATGGGCTTTGAGAGCCCAGATCTAAAAGATTTGAATTGTGTAAATAAGAATATATCTCTTGATAATCAACTGAACGCCGTTAAAATATTGAGGGAGAACGGCGCAGAAGCGTCTGGAACTTTTATAATTGGATTGCCCGGTCAAAAAGAAGAAGACATAAAAAAATTCCCCGCATATGCTAAAAAAATAGGACTTTTGAACTGCGCGTTTGGTATTGCAACGCCATTCCCAAAAACAAAATTCTATGAAAAATTGGAAAAAGCCGACCTAATCTTTGAACAAGATTGGACCAAGTATGATGAAATGCACTCAGTATTTCACATAAATTCATTAACGCCTGAGAAATTGGAATATCTGCAAACATATTGCATGCTAAGATTTTGGACTTTAGATGTTTTATTGGACAAGGCCAAAGTTTTACAGGTAAAAACGGGGCAGAAAAAGAAGTTAAATGTTTTTGTTCATGACCTTATTTCAAAACTAGAATTTCTCAATAATGCAGGTCATGATCTAAGAAAAGATAAAATGGTAGAGCATGTAGGAATCTTTTTGGACGCAGTTATAGATGCCGAAAAAGACGAATGTAAAAAAATATCTATGGACGAGGCCATAGAGATGTCAAAGCTATTAAGGATTTTGGGGCCCCAAGTGATACAGATTAGTTTAAAATACGGAGGTAAATCGGCAAGCTATATATTTAAAACATCAAGCAAAAAAGTTGAGCAAATAAAAACTATTCCTGAAAAGCAAGAAGATGCAACAATAGACATTAACGTTGATTTAAAAGAAGTGGTCAATTCATTCGACAATTATTCCCTTTTTAGCATATCAAAGAACCTTTCTTTAGTTAAGCAGATGCGTAATACTCGAGGTGTTTTTAATTTAGCTAGATTATCTTTTGCACTAACAGCAGTTTTGAGCTTTTCCTATTTGGAAAATAAATTGAGGCCGCGCTAA
- a CDS encoding DUF3887 domain-containing protein — translation MKKLIIFFLLFFAILCSGCTIIQDFDKEAAIKKTDPIMDITLEGLNENNYGKFTEFYTDAYKKSFPESAFFNFTEGFYKNPGKYISREVYDVRPTTNGVIIHYKGIFETRDNVAITVTFELSNEEYKIKKIRFY, via the coding sequence ATGAAGAAACTAATTATTTTTTTTCTATTGTTTTTTGCAATTTTATGTTCAGGTTGTACAATAATCCAAGATTTTGATAAAGAGGCGGCTATAAAAAAGACCGACCCAATAATGGATATAACACTGGAAGGATTAAACGAAAACAACTATGGAAAGTTTACAGAATTTTATACAGATGCATATAAAAAATCTTTTCCTGAAAGTGCATTTTTTAATTTCACAGAAGGATTTTATAAAAATCCAGGAAAGTACATATCTAGAGAAGTATATGATGTCAGGCCAACAACTAATGGCGTAATAATTCATTATAAGGGCATATTTGAAACTCGAGATAACGTTGCAATAACAGTAACATTTGAATTATCAAATGAGGAATATAAAATTAAAAAGATAAGATTTTATTAA
- a CDS encoding tyrosine-type recombinase/integrase, translating to MGIYNEKRRLENNLALLENSFICESNKNIINEFKSYLIATRIGILRTNRYVLDLRLVCERHKDTPFPDWTSKDVIEVLEKVEMTDIAASSKNEYQKTLKKFFRWLKGDDWEGLRYIKGNRKIYKKPEIVTKDEILRLIDAANHPRDKALVALLYEGGFRIGELASIRFKDIEFNKFGGKVRVRGKTGERLVPFVFSESYLKNWMQMHPRRNENSHLFISLGPASYGKPLLYERFNLILKNVVKIAGINKKISPHTLRHSRATHLASKLTESEMCHYLGWQMGSDMPRVYVHLSGRDIDKAIYNKVYGLETEELNEVDKIHPVICPRCKENCGPTSEFCYRCGMPLKEEKVYEMESNIKKLREEFIDISTENVEMLKDLKTALKFIELVKSNPEMASLVNEKVKKR from the coding sequence ATGGGTATATATAATGAAAAAAGAAGACTTGAAAATAATTTGGCCCTCCTCGAAAACTCGTTTATATGTGAAAGTAACAAAAACATAATCAATGAATTCAAAAGCTATCTTATTGCCACAAGAATTGGAATTCTGAGAACTAACAGATATGTGCTTGACCTTAGATTGGTATGCGAGAGGCATAAAGATACACCATTTCCTGATTGGACATCCAAAGATGTAATAGAAGTCCTTGAAAAGGTCGAAATGACGGACATTGCCGCAAGTTCAAAAAATGAGTATCAAAAGACACTGAAGAAGTTCTTCAGGTGGCTAAAGGGTGATGATTGGGAAGGCTTAAGGTATATCAAGGGAAATAGAAAAATATACAAGAAACCAGAGATAGTAACTAAAGACGAGATATTAAGGCTTATCGATGCTGCAAATCATCCTAGAGATAAGGCCTTAGTTGCCCTTCTCTATGAAGGGGGGTTTAGGATTGGAGAACTTGCGTCAATACGATTTAAGGATATTGAGTTCAACAAATTTGGGGGAAAAGTAAGGGTCAGGGGAAAGACAGGGGAGAGGTTAGTGCCGTTTGTATTCTCTGAATCCTACCTCAAAAACTGGATGCAGATGCACCCAAGGAGAAATGAAAATTCTCACCTCTTCATCAGCCTTGGGCCTGCAAGCTACGGGAAACCCCTTCTTTATGAGAGATTTAATCTTATCTTGAAAAACGTAGTAAAGATTGCTGGTATAAACAAGAAAATTTCCCCCCATACATTAAGGCACTCTAGAGCAACACACTTGGCTTCAAAACTTACAGAGTCCGAGATGTGTCACTACCTTGGATGGCAGATGGGTTCAGACATGCCAAGAGTTTACGTCCACCTTTCCGGGAGGGACATCGATAAGGCCATCTACAACAAGGTATACGGCCTAGAAACAGAGGAGCTAAACGAGGTTGATAAGATCCATCCAGTCATATGCCCAAGGTGCAAGGAGAACTGCGGTCCGACTTCAGAGTTCTGCTATCGTTGTGGCATGCCCTTAAAAGAAGAAAAAGTTTACGAGATGGAATCGAACATAAAGAAACTCAGGGAAGAGTTCATCGACATATCAACTGAAAACGTTGAGATGCTAAAGGACCTAAAGACCGCATTAAAATTCATAGAGCTTGTAAAATCAAATCCAGAGATGGCATCATTGGTCAATGAAAAGGTGAAGAAAAGATAG
- a CDS encoding Lrp/AsnC family transcriptional regulator has protein sequence MENNNLDEIDIKILNALQDNSEISFENLGKDLGVSKSTIHYRVMNLKERGIIKKFAAIVDPEKVGMGILAVSLIRAHYNPGYVEYIGDKLKNIQGVWGVYFLIGEHDFVVLIRAKDKDDLNRIVETFISMKEIERSNTHVIIKKIKEDIRVDI, from the coding sequence ATGGAAAACAATAATTTAGATGAAATTGATATTAAAATATTGAACGCTTTACAAGATAACTCAGAAATTAGTTTTGAAAACTTGGGAAAAGATCTAGGAGTTTCAAAATCAACAATCCACTATAGGGTAATGAATTTAAAGGAAAGAGGCATTATAAAAAAATTTGCTGCGATTGTAGACCCTGAAAAAGTTGGAATGGGAATCCTTGCTGTTTCTTTGATTAGGGCCCACTACAATCCAGGCTATGTAGAATATATAGGCGACAAATTGAAGAATATTCAAGGTGTGTGGGGGGTCTATTTTCTTATAGGGGAACATGATTTTGTTGTTTTGATACGGGCAAAGGATAAAGATGATCTAAATAGAATTGTTGAAACATTTATTTCAATGAAAGAAATAGAAAGGTCAAACACCCATGTTATAATAAAAAAGATAAAAGAAGATATCCGAGTTGATATATAA